The DNA segment ATACTTGAGCCACTTCTAAATAGGGTTAAAAAAACTAAAAATCCAACTACCACTACAATAGAAGCAGCAATAATAATACGCTGTTTTAAACTCAAATTCTGATAAAGTTGCCCCACTTGGTGCAACATAGTTTTATAATCCATCTAATCCCTATAAACTAAAAATTTGTAAAAATTCTTCGAAAAACCTTGAATTTTCATATTCTGTACCTATGCTTATGCGTATAGCATTTAAACCATAGCTTTGTAAGTTTCTTACTATTATACCCTTTTTAAGCAGTTTTTCAGATAAATCTGTACTATTTTTTTTATCAAAAAAATAAGTAATAAAATTTGTGTAACTTTCTATATACGAAATTTCATTTTTTCTTGCGAATTCTTCATATAGTTTCATTTGTGAAAAATTATTTTTTAAAGTTTTTTCTACAAATTCTTTATCATCTAAAGCAGCAAATGCTGCTTTTAAACTTAAGTTAGTAACATTAAACGGTGCTCTTAATTTATAAAAAGTATTTATGATTTTTTGTGAAGCTATGCCATAACCAACCCTCATACCACCTAAGCCATAAAGTTTTGAAAAAGTTCCTAGATATACAACATTTTGAAAGTTTAAAATCAGTTCTTGGGGATCAATAAATTTACTTTTATCTTTAAAACTTGCAAATTCACTATACGCTCCATCAATTACAACCAAACAATCCTCATCTATTTTGCTTATAAATTCAAAAACATCTTTTTTGTCTAAACATTCTCCTAAAGGATTATTAGGTAAACATAAAAAAATTATTTTAATTTCATTTTTATGTTTTTGATATAAGTCACATAATTGCTCTAAATCATGGATCAAACTTTGAGTTTTATAAATTTTTGCACCCACTTGTTTTGCATAAATTTCATACATAGCAAAACTTACTCCACATTGTAAATAAGCTTTCATATGATCAAGTTTTGCATAAACAGCATATTCGATTATTTGATCGCTTCCGCTTCCTATGATGATATTTTCATTTAAAACATTAAATTTTTTTGCTAAAGCTTGCTTTAACTCAATCATAGTATCATCTGGATAAAGATGGGCTAAATGAGCGTTTTTTATAATAGCTTCTTTTGCTTTTAAGCTCGTTCCATAAGGATTTTCATTACTGGCTAATTTAATAACTTCTTTTAAGTTATATTCTTTTGCAATCAAATCAATATCTTTTCCACTTTCATAGGTTTTAATTGCTTCTAAAAAAGGATTAAATTTCAT comes from the Campylobacter insulaenigrae NCTC 12927 genome and includes:
- the hisC gene encoding histidinol-phosphate transaminase, whose amino-acid sequence is MKFNPFLEAIKTYESGKDIDLIAKEYNLKEVIKLASNENPYGTSLKAKEAIIKNAHLAHLYPDDTMIELKQALAKKFNVLNENIIIGSGSDQIIEYAVYAKLDHMKAYLQCGVSFAMYEIYAKQVGAKIYKTQSLIHDLEQLCDLYQKHKNEIKIIFLCLPNNPLGECLDKKDVFEFISKIDEDCLVVIDGAYSEFASFKDKSKFIDPQELILNFQNVVYLGTFSKLYGLGGMRVGYGIASQKIINTFYKLRAPFNVTNLSLKAAFAALDDKEFVEKTLKNNFSQMKLYEEFARKNEISYIESYTNFITYFFDKKNSTDLSEKLLKKGIIVRNLQSYGLNAIRISIGTEYENSRFFEEFLQIFSL